From a single Apium graveolens cultivar Ventura chromosome 2, ASM990537v1, whole genome shotgun sequence genomic region:
- the LOC141695770 gene encoding uncharacterized protein LOC141695770, producing MRRIQIRRDKMKDRELVICPSVQKKLNKAVQWDGNCVVNWSGGSTYSVTTTDGGHTLVVDLVKKTCTCRKWELTGIPCYHACACIALRNETWDHYISEWYKKEMYLKLYNTTLDPIVGPNFWEDTPEPKPLPPNKNNDKKKAEAEAKEFTEGKTKVKCKNCGKEGHNSRTCKVPKQVPNWHRVETEQPHEVFHDKSIEAQQAQGGRSF from the exons ATGAGGAGGATTCAGATCAGAAGAGATAAAATGAAGGACAGGGAACTTGTTATATGCCCTAGTGTACAGAAAAAGTTGAACAA GGCTGTACAGTGGGATGGAAACTGTGTGGTGAACTGGTCAGGTGGGAGTACTTACAGTGTAACCACTACTGATGGAGGCCATACACTAGTAGTTGACTTGGTGAAGAAGACATGCACATGCAGAAAATGGGAATTAACTGGAATTCCTTGTTATCATGCATGTGCATGTATAGCACTAAGGAATGAAACATGGGACCACTACATTAGTGAGTGGTACAAAAAAGAAATGTATCTTAAG CTATACAATACAACTCTTGACCCAATTGTTGGTCCAAACTTTTGGGAGGACACACCTGAGCCCAAGCCTTTACCACCGAAT AAAAATAATGACAAGAAGAAGGCTGAAGCAGAGGCTAAAGAATTCACTGAGGGAAAGACAAAAGTCAAGTGTAAGAATTGTGGTAAAGAGGGACACAATTCCAGGACTTGTAAAGTGCCA AAACAAGTGCCAAATTGGCATAGGGTTGAAACTGAACAGCCTCATGAAGTTTTCCATGATAAAAGCATTGAGGCCCAACAGGCCCAGGGGGGAAGGTCCTTCTAA